One Nicotiana tomentosiformis chromosome 1, ASM39032v3, whole genome shotgun sequence genomic window, ttgtccaaatgaagtagacgttctttgacgtttactacgtcttggatcctcctgattaaatatactttcttttgtttcttcccgaggtcgtttagatccttcaccaatcgactcacattccttGTTATACGGgaatatatttttaaagaattcagcattatctgattctataatcgtattattatgaatgtcgggattttttaatttatgaaCTAGAAATAGATATGCCTTTCTAttggtcgcatatcctatgaaaatacaatcaacagttttcggtcctatttttactcttttgggtttaggaatttGTACTTttaccaaacacccccacactttaaaataattcaagttgggttttcttcctttctatttttcatatggaatggattgtgttttgctatggggtactcgatttagtatccggttagccgtaagaacggctcccccccacaagttctgtggcaaactagaacttatcaacaatgcgttcatcatctcctttaatgagcgattctttctttccgcaattccattggattggggcgtgtaaggggcagttgtttgatgaattattccatattctagacatatttcttcaaaaggagattcatattcgccacccctatcacttcttatcattttagttttcttgttaagttgcgtttcaacttcatttttgtattgtctgaatgcatctattgcttcatctttactattaagtaagtaaacatagcaatatcgagtactgtcattaataaaagttatgaaatacttctttccaccgcgagatggtattgacttcatatcacaaatatctgtgtgaattaagtctaaagaatttgaattcctttcaactgacttataaggatgtttaacatacttagattccacacatatttgacattttgatttgtcgcattcaaacataagcaatacttccaaattaatcatttttctcaaggttttgtaattgacatgacccaaacgtatatgccataattcatttgactcaagtaagtaagaagaagctgaaattttattattattctcaataaccattacattcagcttgaaaaggccctcagtgaggtaaccttttcctacaaatatttcattcttacttattacaacctTATCAGATACAAAGACACACTTAAAACCattcttaacaagaagtccagcagagactaagttctttctaatctcgggaacatgaaggacattgttcaaggTCACCACCttaccagaagtcattttcataaATATCTTTCCAGATCCTTCAATTTTTGCCGTTGCAGAATTTCCCATAGAAAGCGTCTCTTCGGGTCCAACAAGAGCATATGTAGCAAATGCTTCTCTaacagcacaaacatggcgagtggctccagaatcaatccaccactccttaggaTTTCCTACCAGGTTGTATTCAGAAagcatagcacacaagtcatcgatatcttcgtgcttttcaaccatgtttgcttgacccttcttcttatctttctttggagcacgacaATCTGCAGATCTGTGTCCAACTTTTTCATAGTTGTAGCAATTTCcattgaaccgcttcttgcttgggttgcttTTCGGTCCATAAGCCTTATTCCTCTTTCTATCCTCAACaatgtttgctcccattattgttgagttttcacgtcctttcttttcagcagctttattgtcctcttcgattctcaaccgaacaatgagatcttcaagggacatctcctttcgtttgtgtttcaagtagtttttgaagtccttccacaaaggaGGCAACTTTTCAATTATTGCTGCAACTTGGAACGCTTCaatgatgacaagaccttcagtgAAAATTCTGTTAGTAGaaacaatataattaatactttcaacattagtattaatttgacttataccttcagcaaggagatcgtgaataatcacttgtaattcttggacttgggtaataacagacttgttatctaccattttatagtccaaaaatttagcggcaacgaatttctttaaCCCGACATCTTCCgttttgtattttctttcaagCGCTATCCACAGTTATTTTGACGTCTCCATATTACTATAGACGTTATACAGATTGTCCTCTAGTCTACTAAGAACGTAATTCTTGCAtagaaaatcagaatgcttccacgactAAGTCACGAGAAAGCGTTTATTTTCTGGAGTTTCATCGGGCAGAACAGGAACATCTTCCATAATGAACTTCTACAAACTTAAAGtcgtcaagtagaagaacatcttttgctgccagcgcttgaagtcaatcccgaaaaaattttcgggtttttctgccggtggtgttcggcttgtcgatgcgttggcagttacCATAGGAACAACCTGGTTCCCATTGTCGTTCgtcatttctgtaaaagaatgacacaaacaaacgttaaaatcacgtagattttaatctccactggagtagaaaaccacacagatTTTAGTCTCCAGAAATAGTGaatataacacaaatacagaaaagattaaattccttaagcttgttgtttagctgtatttgtaaaataattatggagaagataaaataacataaatataaataaaacagaatttaatccgaacccactgaattcacagtgtttccttaaggaatttaatcccctcctagtacccaaggttgtggattatttcctcccaggatagaacgaattacacactggtgtagcgatacttcaaacaccaatgtttcagcgaatccgaatccgaagccgaaccCGAacccgaagccgaagccgaagtcacgtagattttaatctccactggagtagaaaaccacacaggttttagtTTCCAGAAACAGTGaatataacacaaatacagaaaagattaaattccttaagcttgttgtttagctgtatttgtaaaataattatggagaagataaaataacataaatgtaaATGAAACAGGATTTAATCCGAGCcaactgaattcacagtgttttcttaaggaatttaatcccctcctagtaacactggtgtagcgatacttcaaacaccAATGTTTCAGCGAAGCCGAAGCCAAGCGAGCGacaacgacggcgcgaggcttgccttcttcttaactctttaagagctagaagaagtgcaattgtatatatacccatcaaaatctcttcctcttccaatatgggacaatatcccttcgtcaaggagggaaactcaaatattttcaattttcctccatttcccattcaccctcttttaagctataTTTATGCTTAAAAAACCCAACAATTCGTACTTTAGTATTGAATGTTTTTGCTTTGCTACTTTTACTATCCTTCAAAGCTTATATTTGTCTCCCCTTGCAACGTTTCTTTTGAGAGCAATACTTGGACATATCCTGGAATGAGTTGTGCcttctttaaataaataaaaaaaatattttgtgttaaataaacttttttttttgtgaCAAATGGTTGGAACTTATGTGTATGTGTGATATGAGGATTTTAAGAATATTATTGCAAAGACTATTTCAAAGAGTGCGGTACCGGCAAAGCAATCGAAAATCTATGGGGATCTATTATATTTTCTAGATTTCTTCTCATAAAGTGCTCATTGTCTCTATATTTGTGTATATGTATGAGATCATTTTTTGTTACAACTTACATATATGTATGCCATTTAGATTACACAGATGCTTTACGTAGTTAAATTGTTATTTCAATCTACAATCTGAATGGGGAGGTATATGTTATAGGGTGAAAGGATTTCTCCGGCTGTGTCAAGTGGGAGATCATACTTTTGTTTATAACTAAGAATGTGTTGTACATTTTATTATTTCTCCTGcaaaatatgaaaatatattATCTGATAGATTCTATGTCGTTCTCAAATGATGTTGTGCTTGACAATTATATTACGATTATTTGTGGTTTTAGATTTCTATAGAATGAATAGGCctgaataaaattcaaaaatatgaaATGGGTCTAAATAGAGCGGAGTAGGAATTAATGACTATTCTTCGTTGTCCTCTTTCAgcttcttctcttttgtttttcatttttgaaaaagtgATTTGTTTATGTGTATTTTTGCCTTGATTGTTTGGTAACGAACATATATTTTGTATTCTTTGAATTAATATAATATCACAAAAATACATAGAAAtactaaaaagaaattaaatgtTGAGTGAACAATGATTAAATAtcgtaaaaatgatattttctccttttttttgcttcttttctttcattattttcttttttcaaattcaAATTAGGGTAGAAATCCCAAAAGTTTGTATTAAGAAATTAAGTAATGAACAATCAAAATGGCTTCTTGATTCTTAGTGACCAAACAAATAACTTCTTAAGTAATGGTAAGGGAGTAATAAGCATTCAAAATTAGAAGAATGAGGAACGGCAAGACTAATTAAAATAAAGGAAGATGAGTTTGTGTTTGTCATTGTTGTTTTGGGAGTATATGCTACTATAACTTGCGGCCATACGCATAAAACATTACATTGAGGAGGGACTCAGTCATAATAGTGGAGTAAGGATTCAGGATATGAGAAGATGCCATATTCATATTTGACCAATTCTACTGTATCCCCAAAGAATGCAACATATATTGAGGACTTAAGCAATTTGCTTGCTCAAGTTTACTTTGTGTTAGATCCTTTCTCATATGTGTATTTCATTTCATATGAAGTATTTGTTGCTTTCTTTTTTTAGTTACCATGGTACAATAATCTATTTCAATGTTTAGTAGCTAGAATAAATATGCATGCTTTACGTTTCACAAAGATGTTGTCTTGTACTTTTAATTTACTATAGTTCTATTTTAGAACTAGTTTTTCTTTTATTCAGTTGTATCAAATGTTGATATATTGTTGTTATATGTGACATTAAATTTCTAAATTCAGGATATTATTTATGAATAAGATTTTGTTAAATTTATATAGCACTGTCTATCTTCAAATCAAGTACCATAGCTATTGTTATAATTTAAGTTGACAGAGGAAAATAAGGAGTATCAATATGCTTgagacttcaaaattttaaaatatagatATCTTGTGATGAATTTTTAGTATATTTGAATTAGTataattttagaaaaataaaaaattattatgaAAGGACATCAAAAACTAAAAGTGTTGAGAATTTTccagtattttaaaattaatattttctatcATTTTCTCCACAAAACACAATTTCCgactctttctctctctatctatctatctatctatctctctctctctctctctctctctctctctctctctctctctctctatatatatatatatatatatatatatatatatatatatatatatatatatatatatatatatatatagagagagagataatatatatatatatatatatatatgtatatatatatatttctcaaTTACTTTTGTATGTTTATGATAGTTATTAATTTCAAGGATACTAAATGCAAAAAATACCAAACTCAAGCTTTTGACTGCCAACCAACAGGCCAAGATGTTTACATTTCTCCAAATAAGAAAGAAGTAGAGAACGAAGTAGATATCCTAAAATAAGAATAAAATTAAAACTTGTGTTGGATTTTTAATATTTGGTATTCTTGAAACTATTATAGTATcataaaaatagaatttttttttattaaaatacataGAGAACTAAAAGTTGTGGTGAATATTTGTGTTCAATATTTTGAAAGTAATACTTTCTTATttttatatctatatttatatattatataaagtTGGTCATAGTTAAGGTGACGTGATACCCTCTAAGGCCAAGAATCGTATTTGATAATATTATGATAATATTGAAAAACTTTTTCAAGTAATAATATTATGTGATTTGTATATTTTATGTTCTCTAATTGAAAAAATATTTCTATCAGTTTGAAGATGGTGAGTCCAGAATTGTATGGAATCATACATACTATAATTTTTGACAATGATTTATTATATGAGAGGCTAAGCCCATTGAATATATAGGCTCAAAGCTGTTACTTACAATTTCCAGAGTCATTGCTAGCTTTAATTTGAATATTCTCATACGATTAGGGTTAGAAACTTTACTTACAATTTTCATAGTCATTGCTTGCTTCAATTTTTTCATGTGatgcaaaatttaaaaatataaaattaagaaTAAGGAATAAGATCAATTCTATTTGAAATCTAATCTATTTTGACTTGGATCGAATATTAGAAAAATGATTAGTTCATAAATTTGATGCAATTTTTTATGATTGCGCGAAGCGCGAATAAGTTGACTAGTTAGGCAATTTCAAGGACTAAAACCGCTATTTCCCTTTACAATATTATTTTCTAAATATCGACTTAACATTTGTCTTGCTTGGCTCCAACATTGGTCAAACGACCCTTCAGTAAGAAAAAAGCGACAACGTACCAAAATGGAAGAAGCTAAAGTAACCTAACGTGGTGGATGATATAGTAAAAGAATTATTAGTAAAAATGAGTTCTGCACAAATATTGCTCAGGGGAATTTGGTATAAACATCTTGCTGTAATTTAAGTAGAAATACAAATTAGAGAAACATTGTGAACTAAAGCTAGAAAACTAACATTGCAAAGGAGCAAAATATCCCCACCATAATAGCCATGATTCATTACCCAGTTAAACTTTCTTTAGTGTTCCAGAAGTGCACACAGCTGCTACCTTTTGGTGAATTTACATTGACACAGAAAAAGGTAGCATATAGAATATGTAAGATTCATTTCTCCCTGGCGCAAGATAATAAAAATCATCTAGTTCCATTTTACATGTCTCATTCGGAATAACTAAAATTCACCTGCCAGGAACTACAGCTCTAGTAATgtccaaaatccaaaatatacAAATAAACAAACAGATATATAAATATAGTCACTTGTGCTATTTTTGGCCTCCTACATACATCAGCAACAAGATAAATGTCAAAGAGTAAAAGACAATAGGTTTAAACTCAAAGAATGAACAGCTTGAACGATTGAAGGTCCCGTTACCCACCAGTAATGTCCAGGTTGCATAGGTCCAGCACACTTTTCTGCCTTTTTAAAAAACCGATCTGGTATAAGATGCCGGTTAACTGTAGTATTGGCTTTTTCCTCCTCTGCAGAATGATTGGATCGGCTGAATTATTTAAAGCTCATCTTTATACTGCCCGAGAAGAATGATTCGTTAGTAGCTTTCAGTTGGTCTCCTTCTTTACTAGATTACCAGACGACTCTAAAGACGagcgagtgtcaccatactcattGGATGGTATGTTAAGTGGAGTTTTGCTGTGAAGGTCATTTTCTTTGTTAGCATCTCTGCATCTGAGCGCACTTTTGTTTCCATGATCCAGACGGTTCGCAACATAATATTTGTTAGAATAGTCAAAGTATTCTTGCAGTGGTGAACCAGCTGGTGGTGGAGATTCTTTACCCTTCATTGGCAGCTCAGAGTCAGACTTTTCCATTTTTACAGCATAGTTATTGAGGTTGTCCTCTTCCCTTGAACTGTGGCAAGGCTTCTCATTTCGGCAGCTTTAATGGAACTTCCACGGCCTGTTGACAGTGACCTGAGTTCTTGATCATTGAATGGAAATCATATCTAGAATTATCGTCATCTTCAGAGGAAATGGTCATGCTAAGACGGTTTGTATGTCCATTGGAGTATGATTCTCTTCATCCAACAGGACTCTATGTTGATGACCCATCTTGTCAGTACTTTTATCCACTCGTAATTATGAGCACATGCTTGTCTTAAGAACTCAATGATTTAAGTGCTGAAATTAATTTTTATCCATAGTCGCATGAAATAATCTATGCGACATGCATTTTACACTTCACATATTTACCTGAAATGATATTTACCGCTTCACAATGTCACCATGGAGCTTCTTGAATTTGAAGATAAGCATTTGCAAGTCGACATTACTCAACAGAATGTGCATAGCTCCTCTTCGAAAAATAAGGTAGCTGATAGTTTAGTTAATTCTTTGATCAGACATCCTAAAATAATATATATGTCATCATTGTCCGAGTGAGATCTGTCACCAGAGATAAAGGTATGAACTGTGTCCCCTACATATACCCAACTGCAACCAGCAGTTTTCTTGGCCTCTCTTCCTCTCATCATTTTCATTACCCTTCCCATCTCATTCCATTTCCCCTCCGAGGCATAGATCCCAGCCAACTGCGTATATCTAGAACCATTCCCTCCTTCGATTTGCAATAGCTTATCCTCTGCAGCTTTTGCAAGTTCAGCATTTCTGTTCATTTTGCAAGCATTTAGAAATGCACCCAGAATTACAGCATCTGGTTCTATAGGCAACTTTTCCATTAAGCTTACTGCCTTCTCAAGTTGATTTGCCCTTCCATACAAGTCGATCATACTTGCATAGTGATCAGTTCCAGGTGATATATTGTAATCTTTGGTCATGGAAAAGAAATACTTTTCTCCCACTTTTACTAATCCACGGTGCCGGCAAACTGATAGAAGGGCAAGGAAAGTGACTGCATCAGGTTGGAAACCTCGCTCTGTCATCTGACTGAAAAGCTGAATAGCTTCATTTTCATACCCATGGAGAGCATAACCAGCTATCATACTATTGTAAAGGATAGAATCTATATCAACGGCGAATTGGAAAATCCTCTGTGCATATGTGACATTTCCACATTTCGAGTACATATCAACCAATGAATTTGCCAACTTAGCATCCATTGCAGAGCCAGTTCTCAGTATGCAGGCATGTATTTGCTGCCCGTAATTAAAGGTTGCATGTATGGCGCATGCACCAAGCAGGTTTATAAAAATCAGTTCATCAGGAACAGTTGTTTCCTGTGTCATTAACTCTCTGAAAAGCTGGAAAGCATCTTCACATTGATGCGTTTTCACATATCCAGATATCATAGTAGTCCATACAACATGATTCTTACCAGGCAATGAGTCAAAAAGCCTTCTTGCTTCTAACATATTACCCATTCCTGAATATTCTACAATTAATGGTGTGATGGCAAACGGGTTCTCTTTCTGAGTAGTTGCACAAACAGATGATGCATAATTCAAGAGACCGCACTTGCAATAAAGATTAACGAAACTACAGCTAAGAAATGGATTCAAACTCATCCCTTCCTTCAAAATCCAAGCATGAATCTCCTTTCCAAGTTTCAGATTCTTCACGCCAGAACAAGCACTTATAACGCTAGAAAAACTGTGTTCATTCCATACGAATCCCTCCTCCATCATGCTCCTGAACAACTGGATGGCCTCCTCTTCATACCCATTTTGGGCAAAACCCGAAATCATTGTGTTCCAAGAAACTTCATCATTCAACTGCGGCATACTCGAAAACACATCTCGGGCCATTTCCACCTCACCCTCTCTAAAACAAGCTGCCACCATAGCGTTCTTGGAAACCGTGTCAACAGCCTTAACATCAGATCCATCAAAGACCCTCCAAGCATCTCTGAAGCACCCGCATTTCGAATACATAACAATCAAAGAACTCAGTGCATACCTACTTAAACTATTCCCACTCTTCAACATATATGAATGCAATTGCCTACCATATGACAAAAGACTCAACTTTGTTACTAAACCAAGCATGGTAGTCAAGGCATATTCAGATACTTTCTCAACACATTGCATTTCGGCAAATAATGGAACTGCTTGATCCTGAAATCCTTCACAATTGACATAACCAGACAGCATTGTGTTGTACGTGACATAATCCTTTAGGGGAGCAGCATAAAAAAGTGTTCTCGCTTGAACAAAGTTTTGAGCTTTAACGTAAGTGTTTATAATAGCATTCCAAGTGAAAACGTTTCTTTCAGGCATTTCATCGAACATTTGTTGGACATGTTGAATAAGGGAATGCTTTGAGTAAACACGAATAAGGTGGTTGGCGTCAATGATTCGTGGGGTTAGACCAGATTTGATGATATGAGTTTGAAACTTGGCGCAGTCTAACAGTGATTTCATTGGTGACCTTATGAGTGTTGTTAGTTAGTTATAACTGGCTGGAGCTTTGGTTTTGCGAAATGGAGCTCGCCTCTCATATTTACTTTGTATCAGATATGATATGATCATATGACATATGGGCTTGCTTATAAGCTTTTGTTACAAAATAGCAGTTTTCAATAATCTTATTCGAATTTATATACTGTAAAAATTATGTTTGCATACTAATACAATTTACACATCTAATCTATATGCACATCAATCATATCTATGGCAATTGAATTTTGTATAGGGTGATAAATTTTAGGGAAGGACTAATCAGTCATTATCATCATATCATATGGAAGTTGAAATTCGTACGCTAagacatataaatatattcatTCTTTCATCATTTTATATGTGAGAATATTACTTGTCCAGCTTGGCTCCAACATTGTCAAACGACCCTTCAATAAGCAAAAAGCAACAAACACATTATTAAAGTGGAAGAGGCAATGGAGGATACATATAGTAGAAGAAATACTAAAATATGAATTTTGTACAAATATTGCTCGAAAGAATTTGGTATAAACACCTTGCTGTAATTTAAACAGAGATATAAATTAGAAAAACATTATGCACTAAAACTTGAAAGCTAACAACGCAAAGGAGTAAGCGCAATACTTCCACAACAATAGCCATGATTCGATAACCAGGCAAACTTTCTTTACTACTTTAGAAGTGCACACAGCTGCTACTTTTTGACGAATATACAAACATTGACAGAGAAAAAAAGTAGGATATAGAATCTGTAAGACACATTTTTACCGGGCACAAGACAAAATAAAACTCATCTAGTTCCATTTTACATGTCTCATTTGCAATAACTAACGTTTTCCTGCCAGGCACTACAGCTCCAGATTTTCTGTATACTGTACTGTAAGCAACCTAATACGGCCAAACTCTTTTTTCTGATAGTTATGCTGCTACTTTTGGAAGTCTCATGCCGAAGCCATGCTTTGCTTTCTCAACACTGAAAATGAAGTATTTAGTCAGCATAACGTGAAATCAAAGTATAATTCAAAATGTTTAATAATTATGAGAAACGGCTAACATCATAACAATATGCGTGCACTGCTCTTTGAAAATGGCAACAGCAACAGTAAAACTGGGAATAATCAAGGGCTTAGTGACATTAGGGAAGTGGTATTAGAAAAAGAACATCCAAGCTTCTTGCTAATTTCATATCATTTTTTATGGCACAAGTGAAACTCCGGAATAACATAAACctatccttttttttttgtttggcaACCTACCAGCCTCGAACTCTTGACCTAGTGGCATGAAGAGAACTCTATCGACCACTATGACCAAGAATGGCCGGTGAATCAGCCTATCTTTTGAATGTCAGGAAAAGTTTAGCCATTTCATGGAAAAGACCTAAGCATCTGCTCATTTATCTTAATCATCCACCCCTACTGTAGGGTGAATGGAAGGAGGTGACTGAGTATTTTTGTGTTGCCAATGAATTCAGTGTATGATAGCTAACATAAAGTAGGGTAGGGGTCATTCAACCAACTGAAAAAGCAACATGAGCAAATTTAATTGATCAAGAGAAAGAATTATTGAAAAACTAAAGCCATCATAGAATTGATACTCACGTCGGAGCAAGTTTGCCCAGGCTCTCTAACTCTTCACCAGAGTCCTCATCAAGGACTCTGCCAGAAATTTCTATAATATAAGACCTGTCTCTCTCAGCTGGGAGACCTCTACTCGAAAGTAATTTCAGATCCTTTGGGTGAAGCTCTCTCCCGTTGACAAATACTCCAGTATTTCCACCAGCACATTTCTCAGGCATGGGATAATTGAATTCTTCAATAAATGGCTGCAAGAGGAATAGTTATAGTATGGGAAAGCATAACAATAGTAGTAGAACACAGGCTACAAGTATCTACTGGAAACAGTAAATCTTACAGGGATAATGCCCAGGCAAGGACCACCAGTCACTCCCCAGAATCCAGCTCGAAAATCATACCTGGTATAGGAAATTAAGGCAAGAAAGCAATATACTTTAAATGTGATTTTAGGACAAATAAAAATGTGGTACAGGACCAGGTAAAGTGAATCTTTGCAGTTGAATAAATGTGGACCGATTGACAAAACTGAACCATAAAACATAGGAACCATCTTACAAATTTGAGTATAAAAACTACCCATCATGTACACTTTCAAATAATCAATACTGCATTAGAGCTCTTTCTCAGATATTCGGTATCTTTTTCACAGTATCTCAGTAAATAACAGTGCTATATGCATGTTGAAATATTGCTTCCAAGAGGTTCCACGCTTGCCCATTGTAACCTTGCAACTTCTGTATGATCATACTTATTGGTGGATTTTATGTTGCAAATCCTTTAATGAAATTCTACAAAGTTAATAGATTAAATAGGAAAAGTATAATCTCGTTTGAATATTTCACCTAGCAAACAAAAATTATATAGAGCTTTATTTTACACCCGCACCCAAAATATAAAACAAATAAACAAACAGATATATAAAATAGTCACTTATGCTATTTTTGGCCTCCTACAATACACATTAGCAACAAGATAAAAGTCTCAGAGTAAAAGATATCAGGTTTAAACTCAAAGAATGAACAGGTTGAAATGATTGAATGTCCCAATACTTACCAGTAATGTCCAGGTTGTATTCGTCCAGCACGCTTTTCTGCCTTTTTAATCAGCCGATCTGGTATAAGATGCCCATTAACTGTAGTATTGGCTTTTTCCTCCTCTGCAGAATG contains:
- the LOC104090026 gene encoding putative pentatricopeptide repeat-containing protein At3g18840: MKSLLDCAKFQTHIIKSGLTPRIIDANHLIRVYSKHSLIQHVQQMFDEMPERNVFTWNAIINTYVKAQNFVQARTLFYAAPLKDYVTYNTMLSGYVNCEGFQDQAVPLFAEMQCVEKVSEYALTTMLGLVTKLSLLSYGRQLHSYMLKSGNSLSRYALSSLIVMYSKCGCFRDAWRVFDGSDVKAVDTVSKNAMVAACFREGEVEMARDVFSSMPQLNDEVSWNTMISGFAQNGYEEEAIQLFRSMMEEGFVWNEHSFSSVISACSGVKNLKLGKEIHAWILKEGMSLNPFLSCSFVNLYCKCGLLNYASSVCATTQKENPFAITPLIVEYSGMGNMLEARRLFDSLPGKNHVVWTTMISGYVKTHQCEDAFQLFRELMTQETTVPDELIFINLLGACAIHATFNYGQQIHACILRTGSAMDAKLANSLVDMYSKCGNVTYAQRIFQFAVDIDSILYNSMIAGYALHGYENEAIQLFSQMTERGFQPDAVTFLALLSVCRHRGLVKVGEKYFFSMTKDYNISPGTDHYASMIDLYGRANQLEKAVSLMEKLPIEPDAVILGAFLNACKMNRNAELAKAAEDKLLQIEGGNGSRYTQLAGIYASEGKWNEMGRVMKMMRGREAKKTAGCSWVYVGDTVHTFISGDRSHSDNDDIYIILGCLIKELTKLSATLFFEEELCTFC